TGTATGTGCTCATGTTATGTGTAAATGAGCCAGTTTAGTCAGTGGTTCAGTGAGCAAATCTGAGGTTTCTTTGGGTGTATTAATTGCCAGTTCTTTCTAAATAAGTGGTCAAATATCATTTCGGGGGAAATTTATGCAATCACAGCTGGAGATAAAAAAGGAGTGATGAACTTCCCaccttaaaaaagaaacaaagttgtgccttagaaaaaaaaaacatcaagggACAAGCATTAAATTAATCCCCCTTCACACAGGGGAATAAAGATTTAACAGCTCGAAATGTGGAATGGAGTCGAACATTTGAAGGAATGTTACATGATGATCTCGTCCTCTCCAGCTTCCTCTCCGTGTATTTATAAGCTGTTCAGTTCCTGCAGGGTCTGGTCCAGGACTTTGTGCATGCCCAGATTCTCCTCTTTGGCATGTGATAGTTTCTCTGGAGAGAATAAGAAAAGTGATGTGGTAAAGCCTCAACCATCAGCAAATAATACTGCTCAGGTCATGCCAATTTATTCTCCTTTATAGGTTTGTCAAACAGCATCCCTTGCAAAACAGCACAGAGCACTGTTTTACTGAACAGATGTTTTGCATATAACTATTTTGCTTAAGTTGTGCCACATGCAAAAAAATCCACCACACTGCTGTGCCTTTCATGCATGAAatgctctttctctgtctgaagACTGTTAGTAGATTATAGTATGGGCTTTATAGAGGACTTTATAGTAGATGCTACCTACCTATGTGAATATATAATATCAAAAACCATAAATAGGAAGTTAGATTTACAACCAAAAGAGTGTTTTAAAGGGTCGAAGGGGAGTTGCAAACTGCATTAATTCACACCAAAACCAAAGTAAATCTCTCACCTTGTCTCACATATGCTTGCTGATAATTAGACGTACATTAACAATCAATTTCACAAGAGCAAACTGTTGGTTACCTAATTAtttccaaaaacacaagagTGCATGGCAATGTACACTGTAGCGAAGGTTATGCATCAAATCTTTTACTACTATATATAGCTTGTTTGAAAAATCAAGAACAGACACAACATCTGTAAAGTAGGAAAGAAAACgatttttaattcattattttctgcaTAGTAAGATGGGCGGAAGGCACAAATGATGCACAGAGAGAAGATGAAGAGTCCGAAAATTCAAAACACAAGACAGAAAAAGCGGAGCAAGAGgcagaaaaagacagacatgTCAGAGCATCTACAGAGATGTCATGTCATTGAGGGCATGGTCCAGCTCCTCACTAATGGCCTTGTACTTCAGCTTCTGAGCGTACAATTCGTCTGGAGGCCAGAGGTCGACAGGAAGTGCAGGCAGGTGTCAAGGACAGCAGCGACACAAACAAGCCAAAAGCAGGATAAGAATGAGATACAGATGGAGGCAAAGAGCAgagggaagaaggagaagacaaaaaaaaataataggtCAGCCTTTTTAAAGATGCAGAAATGCTTGGAAGAAAGAATGATGCACATCTAATTATGCTTAAAACTCTTAAGCTGGGTGAGCTTTTAGCTTTTTAGCTTGTTCTGAATCTCTCAAAGTGGCACCAATAACTATATAAATTCAGCTGCCTGTGGTTCAACAACCAAATAATGCTGACCTAAAAACATATGAGCACATTCTGTCCTCTTGGCAGCATGGCTGACATGGAGTAGTTGTCCTTCAGAAAAAAAGTGTCTTTCCTTAGCTTAGTTAAGGAGTTTCCATAAATTTGCTGTTTTCCAAAGAAATTATTTCAAGTATGTCAAACtaaatgtaattgtgcatgtgtgcattatGATGGATTAAGATTAGAGTTAGCGCCTGACCTACAGGAAACTCCACTAAACTATCTGCGTGTGGTTCATCAACACGTTTCCTAATTTACTGAAACTGAACACAAACCCTAGGTCGAGAAGACTGGTTGTCTCATTTAAAGACAGTCAAGctactgactgactgaattgCCGTTGCATTTATGTTGCGTTccaaaaactatatattttgGTGTAAATCCACAACATTACGATTATATGTGAGTGATACTGATCTCATACCTTCCAGGTCATCAATGGACTTTTCCAGTTTGGCCACTGTCCTCTCTGCAAACTCTGCACGGGTTTCAGcctgacaaaaacacagacacagtatAAGTTACAAGGTAAGAAACAAGCTACAAGCTACTATTTAAGGGATGTATACAGTAGAGGAAGTTAGAACATCAAGGATAAAATGgggacatgcaacaaaggtccctgGCCGGATTTAACCCAGAGACACTGCGTTTACCACGTTTGTGTTGTACACTACTAACCAACTGTGTCACCTGTCCGGGGTGGGTTTTTTTAAGTATCACATTGCCGATTTGTTTTACTCTAAAAAAATTCTATCAAGTAAATCATCAAACAGTACATGCTGATGTAATCAGAGGGAGCTCTGTTTTGGCAGAGTCATCCCTTCTGCTGTGGGATCACTAGAATCAGGATCTCACCTCCTTCAGTTTGTCGGTCAGAACTTTGATCTCCTCCTCGTACTTGTCTTCCTTTTCTGAGTACTgttgacagacacagagacaaataaCATTACCTAACCAGtggcagaaacacaaacacatgctcacacatgcTTTGActtacaaatgcacacaaagtgaacatacacacacagacacacactcttatCATCCAAGGATTACAATTTATCCAACAGCTATTGCACCACTCCCTCTGAGGAGTCAGGGTAGGTAGTGGCACAAAAGAGGTGAGGCGTTGGCCTGGCCTGACTGAACAAAGCAAAGGCATGTGTTGCTAAAGGAGAGTGGTCATGTGGTAAGCCTGGCATGCCGTCATACAGCTTGTCTGTGCCTGGGGAGGAATGTAATATGGCAAACAGGAAGAATGTACTGCAGGTCTCTACTAGCTGCTGGTTCACATATAGTGAAACACAGTTACGCGGCCATTATCACAAAAAACAGCCTCTGTGGCTAATTTGCCATGTGGTGGATAAACAGCTACATATCAAAAGGAGTTCAGGTCTTGCACTCTTGATACGTCCAGGTCTTCATCTAAACACCCTGAGGGGGAAATAAATGGTTGCGTTGTAAGTAGCGCCTGATGATACACAATTACAATGGAGGTAGTATGAAACAATACTTTGGTGATGTGGTATCCCTCCCTATACACTCAAATTACTGTCCACTGAGCCATCACAGCAGCCCAAATGATAGGATACAGGGAAGTGGAGATGAGTATGTGCTGGGTGCTAGACCTGGTACATAGAATattatgttgtatatatttaagtatttgtgaaagagaaggaaagcaACTTCATAAACCATTGCTCAGCTTTGTCATAATATTAGCCAATATGGTTAGAAAATTACGTATTATAACTGATGCATTTTGAACAGATGCGTCGTCAAGAATGAGTATCCTTACTTTGTAAACAAGTGGTTTTTACCATCAGTTTATGGTTAGCCTTACACATAAGCCTGACATAGTGCTTATCTTGAACATTACTGGATAAGAAAAGAAGGTTTTCTACAGGCTATGTGGAAAAACATATCTGGCACACCAGGAGGCCAAAAAAAAGAAGTATTActtataaatgtgtaaatgtatttcagtTGCATGGTACAGTTATTACGGTGCACATCACTGAGTTGCAACATGACACGCTCACCTTCTCAGACTGGGCTTCTAAGGACTTCAGGTTGTTGGTCACATttttcagctcctcctccagatCACTGGCTTTGCTGTGGAGAGAGACCGACATATACACTCAGTTTCAATAGAAGAGCAACAGGTGAGGGCATGTACGTCTCTGTGGTTGTGTTTTCACTGGTTTTACCATTCTGAGACCTCGGCCCTCTCCTCAGCTCTCTCCAGCTCTCCCTCCAGGATCACCAGCTTACGAGCCACCTGGGACGAAAAACCTTAAATCTTTAGAGGGGGGTTTGGACTTGAAGCACAATAGTATCCGAAAGACAAGAGTAGGTTGGATTAAAGACTAAAAATGGCTAAACAGCAGAGTGCATCCCAATTTAAGCATGTCGGTCTTGCTCCAAACCAGCTCCTGCTGtcaaagtctcacctcctcgtATTTACGGTCAGCCTCCTCTGCGATGTGTTTAGCCTCTTTCAGCTGCATCTCCTGAATCTCCATCTTCTCCTCGTCCTTCATCGCTCGGTTCTCGATGACCTTCATCCCTCTGATTGGACAACACACAGTGTGTTAGGAGGACAGACAACAATGATTACAGACACGCATACAAATAGGCTTTTAAATGATGTTGTGAAAGTTAGGTGTTGTAATGGAATAGGCGAAACATGTTCTCACACACTGGCAATTGTTGGCATGAATGCacatgaaaaaaagattctAATCGAAAGACTATCAAGGTTGCATCTTGTTGAATGTGATTTAAACTGACCTCTCGCTCTCATCGGCGGCCTTCTCAGCCTCTTCCAGTTTCTGCAATGCCGTGGTCAACCTCTCCTGGGCTCGGTCCAactcctcctccaccagctGGATCCTACGGTTCAGACCTGCTACATCACCCTCCGCCTGACAAGGAGAAAAACAGGGGAAAGagaaattcattcattcaaatctAAATTGTCCACGCTGGTCTCCCCTCCCCCATCTTCCACACcataaaacagaaagagaaggaaaagggcagtgggggggggggagacaaGCCCACAGCttgacaaaaaaatatcaaCAGAAACAGGGACAGCtggaaaaaaaattttaaaGCAAAGTGTACATCACATTGAAAAtggaatgaaagaaaaataaaacagggatCAAACTTTCGTTTCTAGACTCAGATGTGTTGTCCTGTCTCCCATTTTTCTCTGACCACAGCCACTACGTGGAGGCTTAAAGGTAAAATGTGACAACTCTCCACCTGTTGAATTCATACTCTAAGTGGcagcatatcacatatcaggtgataactgctgctaactgccattagctagttagcttagttAGCTGAGCAACTAACTGAGAGGTCTTATGAGCTGACCGGGTCCGGAAGCAACCTCCCTGTTAaccgaacacagcctccgagaccgacagaggccagtttgacgacAAGGAATACATTATCGGGGTGATTTACAGCGGCTCCAGCCAGGACTCTGACTCAGGGGACGACGAAGACACTGCGGTTTTAGTGAgctttattttgtgtctgtcgagtttgaatgaagtgtgtactgttttatttttctttttgataatgaaaattGACTTTTGTGcattattttgtttagtttctcGACTCCTCAAAATTATACAGGACATCTCCTATCCTTGGTATCTTGGTATAAGTTTCTTCAGCACCGAGGTGTCTGCCATTTTTAAACCTAACCACTTCTGTTTTATGAACGGTTTGTAAAgtgataatatattttaataatactgAATGATAACTTGTGTGTTGTGGGTgacactttgtgtttttctataaACGAAAGAAACCGTGCATCTTCTTTTGAAAGCTGTTACCAGTGGATCAAGGCAGCCATGTTGGGGAAGAGGCAGCTACATAAACATCCGGCACAATGCCTCTAAAGGACTCTTATTCTGAAAATACATCTgatgaatgattttaaatacaatCACTTGAATATAACCGTGGTGCCATGACTACACAGAGATATTTTGCTTTATCACTCAGTACTGTGTCTATATTCTGTACATTCATACTAAGACATTAAAATTGAATCCACATAAAGAAGTCTGTCTGcaagtgtattaaaatacatTCAGTTCTATCTGTATAACCAGTTAGTGAGATACTGTAATCTCTTCTTCATGCTCTCTGGGGCAGCTCATGTTCCACAAATCAATAGGTGAGTCTTGCTGATGAATAATAAGTGAAACAGAGATTGGAGGTCCTTGGAGGATCTCACATAGGAGCAGGGCCTACCTGTAATAAACAGTCCCTGATGAAACACAACTACTAGGGTgcgatggtgcaatggataagccTATGTTTTTGGTgcgagagacccaggttcaatccccaaCTGTGaaccatccaccattgtgtccctgagcaagacacttaaccccagttgctccagaggcgtgcgacctctgacatgtatagcaattgtaagtcgcttaggataaaagtgtcagatatATGACACTATTTAGTATATGTACTAAATGCTGAGTCTGCCTGGAAAGTGTAATACTTTTTAATATCTAAAGATCGTGGGACTTTAGATTTGAATGAAACGTTTACAAAAATTAAATTTCTGGTGACTGTGAATACAGAATTGAGCCAAGCAGGGAGGACAAATGGGCTTCTTCTCATCTGCCCTTGATAAACAAaggcagagaggaaaaagaaagcaaacagaCAACTATACAGGCATTTCCTCTCTGTTGGCCAGAGAGTTTATCCAACCACGACCTCCTAGGGAGATGCTTTCTAACTGAACACCCACCCAACTCAGTTTTTATACTAAAGTTACAACAAAGAGATTATCTACTGTTGAAATGTAAGTTTACAACCAGGCAGCTCAAACAGCACTACATAACTGTACTTTTGAAGTGTTACAACCCTGAACTATTCATTCAGACCCAGTGCACCCACACAGGTTTACTCGCTGTTCCTAAAACGAAGCAACTGGGGATTTCTAAGACAAGCAGAAAATCATTGCTCAGTTGCAGGGTAGCGGGTCAGTGACTCATTAGCTAGTCATTCAGTCCAGAAGTCACTTTGCTAGTCAGATCAACAGTCAAAGTGTCTGCAATTCAGTTTACAGGCGAGTCATTGTTATCTCACATTTGGTGAGATAAAGTCATTAAGAGAGCAAAAAGAGACAGGATTGGCAATGAGAAGGTAAGGTAACActgcagagagaagaagagagggctCAGTGGAAAAGATATATTAAGTCTGTTTGTGCTGAGAATAAATAGACCGCCATCCAGTCTATTCTTCCATTTAGTCATAGACTCAATATTTCAGGAAATGAAAGCATGGTTTCCTGCTTGCTGGCAGCTGGCACAGGCCCCTTTTCTAATTTTTAAGATTTTCTCCCTCTCGTCTCCATGTCATCTTAGACTGCTGACTAGCCAGTCAGTCTTTCcaactctctttttctctctctctccctcccttggTTCTTTTTTGTCCTCTCCCAGGTCCTGCCCTACTGCACCCAGAGCTGCCAGGGGAGGCCGCTCATATGAGACAGGAAATGTCTGCCGAACTAGCATTGACATGTCTTAAAACAGCCAGCACTTGACAGAGGAAAACCTAACCCAACACAGAATGAATGAAAAGTCATAAATTGGTCGAACATCTTGAAATCTCATCAGCGATGTCCTTTACACAGGTCTGCATCTGTCAACACTACATCTGGCTGGTGAGAAATGTTACATAGAATTTAACTGGAGCCTGAAATAACAGATATCGTTACTTCCTTGGTCCTGTGTGAAGCAATGTGCTGTGAAGAATACCgtctgcacacaaacaaacatgctATTCATGAGCTTCAGTTCAGCTACACTGGCACATCAGACGCTGTAATGCActtccagacacacacacacagggtgaatATTGCAAAAATGCAACTGTCACTCTCATTCTGTCAATCTCTGCCTCTCTCAAACAAACATAATTACCAGCTAACAACCGGCTAGTTCCCTGCCCAGTAAAATGTTTGTTGTCAAGCGACACGCATACACAAAAGCCAAAGTCTTAGCCAATACCACTATGGTGGTAGTTTATCTACACTCACAATTGAATGTGTGCAACCTGATGTCTTATCTGTCATCAGACAGGGGAGGGGGGAATCCCCTTACAGACAGAGACAGCCTTGtgtcaagtaaaaaaaagtatatatgcGTACAGCACATCTTCTCATGCATCTAATTTACTCAGCCATGACCAGAGAAGAGACAGGCTTTTCCTGTAAATCCTGAAGGTACTGTTGGAATATATAATGTTAAATACTTTCCCTTCTGAAGCTTTAGAAAATCATTTGACAAATGCCTGAAGCACAGCTTTTGAGCTTTGTTTcacaaaaataactgaaatgttATGGTAAAGGTCACAAGAACTGAGAACTACCAAGTCAAACAACAAACCTTTACTATAAGAATAGATAGTAACATCATTTCACAAATCAGGATCTTGAAAAAATTGGCAGGAAGTTAGCTGCCCAACATCCTTTCATTTCCTCCCTTTGATTGTTCTTTCTTTAAGAGCTGGTATTTTCTCTGCCTCTGGCCATGCCCCTTCCTTTAGCACCCACTTTGCATTCTTAGGCTGCCAGGGACGCACACCGCCTTATATGGTAAAACAAACTATGGAGAATGTCTGTGGTGGAGTATCAGGAAGATTGTGGCAgcaagcacagacacacacacacacacacgcacacacatacatttatttaaaagctactGTACGACAAGTAGTTGCTGTGTTATCAAGCTAGTTTAATATGTAAGCCCAGTGCTTTCTAAGAGGTGAGTGGTATTTCAATAACTTCTCCTCTGGACCAGTTGATGCCTTGCTAAAGGACGTTCAGCCATAATGGCTGTAAAAGATTTTTAAATAGCCAGAGAGTTAGAAGAGaatattgataccactctcacgtctatatggtaaatatgaaggtACAGTCAGTAGCCAGGtagcttagcttaacacaaagactggaaacagggaaacagctagcctggctctggcCAAAGGTAACAAAGGTGCTGTCTTACCAGCACCtataaagctcactaattaacacattatatcttctTTGTCGAATCCAtaccaaaaaaacaactataaaaAATATCACTTTGTGGTATCAAAGGGGGTAACAGCACATGGTGTCATTTTTATCTcatgttagctgttagctcaaggctagctgtttgcagtctttatgctaagctcaCCAGCTGCTGTTGGTTGCTTTACATGTACAGGCACaacagtggtatcaatctttcTCAGCATGAAAGCTATAAgcgtatttcacaaaatgtcaaattattcttTTCACTGCTGCCTGGCTATTCCCAGCAGCATCAATAAGTGACACAAACCACAATAAGTTGGAATACAGGACTCTAATAACACCTCAGTTAGTGGTTGACTACATATTTTCAATGGCCTCTACTTAGTAAACAGTCACCAGCCTGACTTGAAGATACAGCACAGCTCTACTGGGAGTGACTTAAGAAATACCTGAGTGTATTACATGTATTAGAGACAGGCTCAAGGACAAAGAAAAGAGGGATCTAATTATTGGCTGATTCCAGGGCAGTGGGCTAATGAGCTGCACAATGCTGTTGGGTTTCAGGGGATGTTATTCCTGACACTGCTGCTCGCTCCTCtcaatgtgaatgtgtgtctgcaAGTGTGTAATCTTTTCCCATAAAGATCTGGCATGCAAAGACCGCTGCATACAGTATAAGCCAGCCTGTCATAGAGGTGTGATATGTaaagaaatgtaattaaatttcCAGACAAGCATCACAACGAGCTCTCTCTGTGTTAAAGGTAATTTGTTCTCATTtttctacagtatatacagtatgtgttaggACTTTCACACAGCTCTTGAGCTGGTTTGAGTCTTTCATTCAGGCTCTCGCATAATATTAAGTGTCTAACCATTCAGATAGTTGTCCTCCTTGGTTATGTTGGAATTTACATAAATGTTgatgacatttttggaaaacaGCTTAGGTCTTTAACTGTGTGGTCTCTGAACAAATAGAGGGCAGGAGATTTAACTACCAACAATCCTACGAACAGTTTACCCTAGCAATAaaactgttcatactgttcttTCAGGCTAAATTACAGTAATACCATTTCCACTCTGCAGTACTAGCACTGACATGCTAACCGATGCGGAGATCCTGCTTTGACAAAACCATCAAAACAAGCCTCTCTCTAAAccttgcatgcacacacaaagagaaaaacagctCAATGTGCTGTATATGAAATGATTCAAACACTGCATACTGCactacataaaatacataatttccACTCTCTAAATAGTACTTAATGACATTATAGCAAATGTATCTTTGCTAGCACCGACTGTATAAATATATTCTACTCCTTTCTTGGACTAGAACCCACAACCTTGGCCTACATAATCAGTTAAGCCACAAGCCGCTAACATGGGAGTGTTCCCCAGAATGCCAATACTGCCAAAACGTATCAACATGTGGCAGTTATATTTGGAAAGTTGAGCTATTCCCAGGTAGAACGTCCAAAGAAAACAGTGAAACCAGGAAGTAATTCTTTCCACAGAATCTGCTGGACTGCTAGAGGGCCCGGTAGAAAACCTTCAAACCCACTGACCACACCAAGCTGCCAACAGATGATGCCTCTAGTTCATGTTGACAAACTGATGAGCTGAGGGAAGTTGTGGTTAAGAGAAGCATTATTCCGAAATGACTTCCAGCAATTAGTTTTCAATATGAGCTTCAAGTGGTGTAAAATGAGCACAGTTGTAGAAAACAACTTCAGTGTGTATATGAAATCCGATGTATatacatagagacagacaggtagccTTGAACTAACTTCAGGTGACCTGATGTCATAATTTAATCTTTTTAAGTATTAAACTTTCACCAAAGTTGTGCACCACTGGCTAGATTAACACTTATAGAAAactccagacacacacacacacacacacacacacacacacacacacacacacacacactaatcttCCTGTTGATCAGGGCTGGAGTTCAGGGACAGGAAGTGTTGGGAGTAGAAGCACAGGAAGTGCTGGACCAGAGTCAGACAACATCCTGGgagagacagctgggctggggttGGGGGGGTGCCGCTTTCCTACACTGACACCTCAATGAAGGCTTGAGTCCCACTTccctttttattctcttttcataTATATGGATCAGTATGCCACAAACTGTATTTCTGCATGCTTTTTGGTAAAACACCAGTCATCACCATGGCAACCGTATGTTGTGACAACATGATTGTGCTTACTTTAActtcaaaaaaggaaataaaaaatggaaactTAAACTTTTAATTCTATGCTTTTCTATTCTATGTCTTTTATTGTCACTTCTGGTTGTTTTGTAATAACCAAGTCATTAGTTAGTCTACTAAATatcaaaaataatgaaatacatcCATCACAGAAGCAAACTGGTATCATAAATTTGCATTCATATTATAAAAAGCAACTAATCTGGTTCATCTGTGGTTGCTTACACAGCTGTCAGAAACTTAAATAGTACAAATCATCACATCTTTGGTCTGACTCAACTCTGAACCTTCAACCAGCAAACAACCAACTGCTGTGAACACTCTGAAAAATGAACAGCTCATTGAGAATAACGGCCATACATAAAACACATCTAAGCAGGTCAAATGAGCGATCAAGACAGTCCCGTCTTTGTAATCTGACAGAGCCTTAAAGCATTATTGAGCCGTTGAGTAACGTCTCCAGAGGCATCAGACCGCAGAAGAAATAACTCGAGgtaattgttttcatttttttagtGAGAGATGTGGCCGAGTGTTTTGTCTGATGCCTCCACATTTTCAAACAATGATTCATTACCCTAACATACTCAGCAAGGTTCCTGTTTTGATCATCCCATTATCCGATGAAAGAGTTTTTGTGTCATGGAACAACTCCAGGTTGCCCTAATTATTCACATCTGGGACCACACCAACCCCACCACACAAATGCACCTCTCTGTTTGACTTTGAATGCACACGAGGTGAGATGTGTGACAGCTGAAACTGCTTTTACACATTAAGGCTGACAAGTATTCAAAAATGCAACATGTCCACTCTGGAGATAAAGTACAATTTCCACACCCTTATTTagcatttaaattttatttaagttgttTACATATGCTATAAAGCAGATATAAGGTCTATAAGGTTTAAGTGTTTATTGATCTATTTGTCAACACATTCATCTCTGAAGCATCCATACCTGTGTGCTGCTATATAAACAGATAATGAAAGACAATATAATATTAGAGACCATCTTGCGATGGGATCACACCAGCCGCATGGCATGAGAGAAGACACAGGCGAACTGTGCCGGATTTATTCAATATGCCTAACAGGGTCAACTTTTAACATGTTAGTTTTGATATAAATATGTGTTTAGCTGAAATATTTCCTGGTTTGATACAAGGAATGTACAACACTGAATGCATCATTATTGGCAAGAGCTAAATGATCAGCTGTTTGGCAAGGACTTGAATACAGAATATCTAACaagtattatttttctttatgtgCCTGGATCTTGCCATCTTCGCATAGCTAATTCCATGACTTAAAGCGAATGTGGGCCAGGAGCGTGAAAACAGCCCCTTCCCTACTTCCAACCCCCCCTACTTCAAGAGCCCTTGCTTGGACCACACCCATCTTTGAACTCAGCCTTCATTTTGATCTCAACATCTGCACCTGAACGGTTTCGTGACTGCATTTTGCACAGTTGTGACACTATCGCGttgacaaaatctgtccacaaacagacagacataaaCACCCCGCAAAGTACTCAGGTGCCTCCAGGACCACATTTTCctcatgacacacacacacacacacacacacacacacacacacacacacacacacacggtgaaAATAATACCAGTCATGCTGTTGTGATTGTTAATAACACATTTGTAACTAAATATAGCCTGTCTTTGCAGGAGAAATTATTCTTAAATACTGAGAATACTGTGTAAAACTTGTCCCTATGTCCTGCTTACAActacattaaaatgtgttatatccatttgttatatgttatataatGCTAAGAAATGATAAATTGGGGAGTACAGTTTGTCATTCAGTAtttataaaatacacatttaaattaaGTTAATGTTTGACTACAAACTACTTTTGGCTCTTAAGCATTTACTGTACTCATGACTGTCCACCTCCATGTGACAGTAAATAGAAATTAATAGGAGGTAAGTGTCTTACTATAAGATAAAAAAATGAATAGGTACcaggaacaaaacaaacatttataggGCATTACATGAACGAAGAACAGAAGGTGTACACCAAAAAATCACAACATTGCAAACATACTTAATGTTGAAGACAAAGGTACTTTATACGTCCCAGTCATATAGAGACAATCAGACAAATATGACCTCAAGCGTATAGACCATTAACTACTCACTGATGTCAGTATACACGTTCATATCAGAACAATTACCACAAGCTGAGTAAACGCCCAACTGTCAAATTAAAAAGGTGCCCTG
This genomic window from Micropterus dolomieu isolate WLL.071019.BEF.003 ecotype Adirondacks linkage group LG05, ASM2129224v1, whole genome shotgun sequence contains:
- the tpm4a gene encoding tropomyosin 4a isoform X2, whose amino-acid sequence is MAGLNSLEAVKRKIHCLQQQADEAEDRAQVLQRELDSERELREKAEGDVAGLNRRIQLVEEELDRAQERLTTALQKLEEAEKAADESERGMKVIENRAMKDEEKMEIQEMQLKEAKHIAEEADRKYEEVARKLVILEGELERAEERAEVSECKASDLEEELKNVTNNLKSLEAQSEKYSEKEDKYEEEIKVLTDKLKEAETRAEFAERTVAKLEKSIDDLEEKLSHAKEENLGMHKVLDQTLQELNSL
- the tpm4a gene encoding tropomyosin 4a isoform X4, giving the protein MAGLNSLEAVKRKIHCLQQQADEAEDRAQVLQRELDSERELREKAEGDVAGLNRRIQLVEEELDRAQERLTTALQKLEEAEKAADESERGMKVIENRAMKDEEKMEIQEMQLKEAKHIAEEADRKYEEVARKLVILEGELERAEERAEVSECKASDLEEELKNVTNNLKSLEAQSEKYSEKEDKYEEEIKVLTDKLKEAETRAEFAERTVAKLEKSIDDLEDELYAQKLKYKAISEELDHALNDMTSL
- the tpm4a gene encoding tropomyosin 4a isoform X3: MEAIKKKMQMLKLDKENAIDRAEQAETDKKAAEDKCKQLEEELVDLQKKMKQTEDELDKFSEGLKDAQEKLELSEKKAADAEGDVAGLNRRIQLVEEELDRAQERLTTALQKLEEAEKAADESERGMKVIENRAMKDEEKMEIQEMQLKEAKHIAEEADRKYEEVARKLVILEGELERAEERAEVSECKASDLEEELKNVTNNLKSLEAQSEKYSEKEDKYEEEIKVLTDKLKEAETRAEFAERTVAKLEKSIDDLEDELYAQKLKYKAISEELDHALNDMTSL
- the tpm4a gene encoding tropomyosin 4a isoform X1; the encoded protein is MEAIKKKMQMLKLDKENAIDRAEQAETDKKAAEDKCKQLEEELVDLQKKMKQTEDELDKFSEGLKDAQEKLELSEKKAADAEGDVAGLNRRIQLVEEELDRAQERLTTALQKLEEAEKAADESERGMKVIENRAMKDEEKMEIQEMQLKEAKHIAEEADRKYEEVARKLVILEGELERAEERAEVSECKASDLEEELKNVTNNLKSLEAQSEKYSEKEDKYEEEIKVLTDKLKEAETRAEFAERTVAKLEKSIDDLEEKLSHAKEENLGMHKVLDQTLQELNSL